In a single window of the Dama dama isolate Ldn47 unplaced genomic scaffold, ASM3311817v1 ptg000182l, whole genome shotgun sequence genome:
- the LOC133053714 gene encoding elongation factor 1-alpha 1: MGKEKTHINIVVIGHVDSGKSTTTGHLIYKCGGIDKRTIEKFEKEAAEMGKGSFKYAWVLDKLKAERERGITIDISLWKFETSKYYVTIIDAPGHRDFIKNMITGTSQADCAVLIVAAGVGEFEAGISKNGQTREHALLAYTLGVKQLIVGVNKMDSTEPPYSQKRYEEIVKEVSTYIKKIGYNPDTVAFVPISGWNGDNMLEPSANMPWFKGWKVTRKDGNASGTTLLEALDCILPPTRPTDKPLRLPLQDVYKIGGIGTVPVGRVETGVLKPGMVVTFAPVNVTTEVKSVEMHHEALSEALPGDNVGFNVKNVSVKDVRRGNVAGDSKNDPPMEAAGFTAQVIILNHPGQISAGYAPVLDCHTAHIACKFAELKEKIDRRSGKKLEDGPKFLKSGDAAIVDMVPGKPMCVESFSDYPPLGRFAVRDMRQTVAVGVIKAVDKKAAGAGKVTKSAQKAQKAK, translated from the coding sequence atgggaaaagagaagacCCACATCAACATCGTTGTCATTGGGCACGTAGATTCAGGGAAGTCTACCACGACTGGCCATCTGATCTACAAATGTGGCGGGATCGACAAGAGAACAATTGAGAAGTTCGAGAAGGAGGCTGCCGAGATGGGAAAGGGCTCCTTCAAATATGCCTGGGTCTTGGACAAACTGAAAGCTGAACGTGAGCGTGGTATCACCATTGATATCTCCCTGTGGAAATTTGAGACCAGCAAGTACTATGTTACCATCATTGATGCCCCAGGACACAGAGACTTCATCAAAAACATGATTACAGGCACATCCCAGGCTGACTGTGCTGTCCTGATTGTTGCTGCTGGTGTTGGTGAATTTGAAGCCGGTATCTCCAAGAACGGGCAGACCCGTGAGCATGCCCTTCTGGCTTACACTCTGGGTGTGAAACAACTAATTGTTGGAGTTAACAAAATGgattccactgagccaccctacAGCCAGAAGAGATACGAGGAAATTGTTAAGGAAGTCAGCACCTACATTAAGAAAATTGGCTACAACCCCGACACAGTAGCATTTGTGCCAATTTCTGGCTGGAATGGTGACAACATGCTGGAGCCAAGTGCTAACATGCCATGGTTCAAGGGATGGAAAGTCACCCGTAAGGACGGCAACGCCAGTGGAACCACCCTGCTTGAAGCTCTGGATTGCATCCTGCCACCAACTCGCCCAACTGACAAACCCTTGCGTTTGCCTCTCCAGGATGTCTACAAAATTGGTGGTATTGGTACTGTCCCTGTGGGTCGTGTGGAGACTGGTGTTCTCAAACCTGGCATGGTGGTCACCTTTGCTCCAGTCAATGTAACAACTGAAGTGAAGTCTGTAGAAATGCACCATGAAGCATTGAGTGAAGCCCTTCCTGGGGACAATGTGGGCTTCAATGTCAAGAACGTGTCTGTCAAAGATGTCCGTCGTGGCAATGTGGCTGGTGACAGCAAAAATGATCCACCCATGGAAGCTGCTGGCTTCACAGCTCAGGTGATTATTTTGAACCATCCAGGCCAAATCAGTGCTGGATATGCACCTGTGCTGGATTGTCACACAGCTCACATCGCTTGCAAGTTTGCTGAGCTGAAGGAGAAGATTGATCGTCGTTCTGGGAAAAAGCTGGAAGATGGCCCTAAATTCTTGAAATCTGGTGACGCTGCCATTGTTGATATGGTTCCTGGCAAGCCCATGTGTGTCGAGAGCTTCTCTGATTATCCTCCCCTGGGCCGTTTTGCTGTGCGTGACATGAGACAGACAGTTGCTGTGGGTGTCATCAAGGCAGTGGACAAGAAGGCAGCTGGAGCTGGCAAGGTCACCAAGTCTGCCCAGAAAGCTCAGAAGGCTAAATGA